The DNA window ATTATCTATCAACCGATACGGGATTGGGATATGTAAGCAGCATAAATTATCCTAATAGTGCTCAGATGACTTCAGCTGCTGATATAGTTAATCAAGATCATTTAGATGTTATAGGTGTTGGTCCTGATATGTTTGACGAGATGGAGTTTTATGCAGCAGTGTTTGACTATATAGCATACTACGATTAATATATTTGTAAAGCTATGATTTAAAAAACCCTTTCTTGTGCAGGAAAGGGTTTTTTTTGTTTGCTGGATGTAATTTTTATTGACAAAAAAGTGGCATTAATCTAAATACCGAATAGTCGGTATCAATAAACTAAATATTACAAAAAGGGGGTTGGCATGTCGTTAAAAAGGGTATTAATAACAACTGCAAGTTTATGTATGTTTTTATTTGTTTTTATCCAGACTTCTTTTGCTGCTGTTGATAAAACAACATATCCAGTAGTATTTGCTCATGGAATGGGTGGTTTTGATACTATTTTAGGTTACAATTATTGGGGTGATGATTTTGGTGTGTTTGTGGGTGACCCATGTGATGCCTTTCTTGAAGTAACATGTAATTCCAATATTAATAATGGTCAGCAATCATTTGTGGCCAAGGTACAGCCTCTGCATAATTCAGAATATCGTGGTGCTCAGTTAGCTGATCAGATTGAAGGTTACATGGCAACAAGTGGTGCAAAATATGTAAATTTAGTAGGGCATTCTCAGGGTGGCATGGATATCCGCAAAGCAGCAAAAGTTTTGTATCAAAGAAAAGGGTATCAGGTTGTGAAAGTGCTTATGAGCATTTCTTCACCTCATAGAGGATCACCACTGGGTAAATATGTTCTTGAAATGGGGACATTAGGTGACATTATCAAATTCATATTTAACCTGTATGGAGATATTATATATAAACCAGGGAATGATACAGTAGAAGCGTTAAAACAGTTTGTATATGAAGATTATGATGCCAATGATGGCAAAATAACAGGAGCAAAAAAATTTAATGAAAATAATCCTGTGTCATCATTATATGCATCACGATATGTTTCGGTAATGACTGCACAGAAAGGATTGGATCTTAACCCACTTCTTCTGATTATCAAGGTGTTGTATGACATTGATGGCAATGGCTATTGTGTTGATGATTGTGATAATGATGGTGTAGCAGGCTGTGGCAATGGGATTAAAGATG is part of the Spirochaetota bacterium genome and encodes:
- a CDS encoding acetyltransferase — its product is MSLKRVLITTASLCMFLFVFIQTSFAAVDKTTYPVVFAHGMGGFDTILGYNYWGDDFGVFVGDPCDAFLEVTCNSNINNGQQSFVAKVQPLHNSEYRGAQLADQIEGYMATSGAKYVNLVGHSQGGMDIRKAAKVLYQRKGYQVVKVLMSISSPHRGSPLGKYVLEMGTLGDIIKFIFNLYGDIIYKPGNDTVEALKQFVYEDYDANDGKITGAKKFNENNPVSSLYASRYVSVMTAQKGLDLNPLLLIIKVLYDIDGNGYCVDDCDNDGVAGCGNGIKDDLDDDGMVGINAQQMGYRLKYHEVFLGQDYLTTDTSLGYVGNINYPNALQMTSGADLINQDHMDVIGLGPDMFDEMEFYAAVFDYIAYYD